A region of Malaclemys terrapin pileata isolate rMalTer1 chromosome 5, rMalTer1.hap1, whole genome shotgun sequence DNA encodes the following proteins:
- the LOC128838332 gene encoding G protein-regulated inducer of neurite outgrowth 3-like isoform X6 produces the protein MGTVPDPLRSAKLLLVAASEERDCLGDPQSTKHQHKQASLERSSNGISYTTAEAAGVCLFDLNCTVVSDIQGDEHLCGDDTSQQDMFLPGSFSQAEEVPPACTESASNLEQRGSSDSTVQAQIVARICAAGHATDMTPATHNSNQLLQSDLPRIRSLAQVDDCAVKVCRMNDSAELQELNYPSQDNTIKGSESCHHSSQANTLQRIDMEKEKAVEINDPGFSLAVTPVRHLEAIPDLGIRPQVYSEAEIGAANDVKSCPTFRTALAQSNEALPPSSFEGTPPVCKAEMEKTGPVLPQLSRFREASTMTVQPESTSLTREAVHRTWRDAEVQAVASMESKSASTSPSILAAFFKGNPSLEAKEQLHIIYQSGGGQNQSELADDFASLQKPALCPGILPEVCALTAGMDTVKAQPAKLQKHQGDPPDTICPVLSGSTTPACPGPQGAGNTQGTPADRAETQVACLARDSTDIPQLPSDAAVLLKAKPVYQITVNTSNQPAAPPESGDGEPHPSPFAAVPEASNNFPHQVSDSESNQSPGHGSVPHGTEQTETLCSAAGNSTDRKPLPFQSVDEVRISPANVKTERKPKKEEKLMLLDSKGGVNISTGAAAGSMKAYAPGTVKTEQDKMLGETNQAKKSSSLSLQAGFTPELSMNSTHDTHRLGTPTAPPDQISKASEARKEPTAVPASAPLLPRLGEKKKKPTVATEANVQVQQSKHIRDVVWDEQGMTWEVYGASLDPESLGIAIQNHLQRQIREHEKLIRAQSTQNRKSISSETSSNKKLKGRQHNVFQSMLQNFRRPNCCVRPAPSSVLD, from the coding sequence AGTTTGCTTGTTTGACCTGAACTGTACTGTAGTGTCCGACATTCAAGGGGATGAGCACCTCTGTGGGGATGATACTAGCCAGCAAGACATGTTTTTGCCTGGGTCCTTCAGCCAAGCTGAAGAAGTGCCTCCTGCATGTACAGAATCAGCCAGTAACTTGGAGCAAAGGGGTAGCAGTGACTCCACAGTGCAAGCACAGATTGTAGCAAGAATCTGTGCAGCTGGGCATGCAACGGATATGACGCCAGCTACCCACAATTCCAACCAGCTTCTACAAAGTGACCTACCAAGGATAAGGTCACTGGCACAAGTTGATGACTGTGCAGTGAAGGTCTGTAGGATGAATGATTCAGCAGAACTTCAGGAGTTAAATTATCCTTCCCAAGACAACACTATCAAGGGTAGTGAGTCCTGTCACCATTCTTCTCAAGCAAATACTCTGCAAAGAATAGacatggaaaaagaaaaagcagtgGAAATAAATGACCCTGGCTTCTCTCTGGCAGTCACTCCAGTGAGGCACTTAGAAGCTATTCCTGATCTGGGGATCAGGCCACAGGTTTATTCAGAAGCAGAGATAGGGGCTGCAAATGATGTGAAATCCTGTCCCACTTTTAGGACTGCACTTGCACAGAGCAATGAGGCTTTGCCACCATCCAGTTTTGAGGGGACACCACCCGTGTGCAAGGCAGAGATGGAGAAAACAGGACCAGTGTTGCCTCAGCTCTCCAGGTTCAGAGAAGCAAGTACAATGACAGTCCAGCCTGAGAGCACATCTTTAACTCGGGAGGCAGTACACAGGACGTGGCGTGATGCTGAGGTTCAGGCAGTGGCCAGTATGGAGAGCAAATCCGCTTCCACCAGCCCAAGTATCCTTGCTGCATTCTTCAAGGGGAATCCTTCTTTGGAGGCAAAGGAGCAATTGCACATCATTTATCAGAGTGGTGGTGGGCAGAACCAGTCAGAACTTGCTGACGACTTTGCATCACTCCAAAAGCCAGCCTTGTGTCCTGGTATCCTACCAGAAGTGTGTGCTCTGACAGCGGGGATGGATACAGTGAAAGCTCAGCCTGCCAAACTGCAAAAGCATCAGGGAGACCCACCTGACACCATCTGTCCAGTGCTGTCAGGTAGCACAACACCTGCCTGTCCAGGTCCACAAGGAGCCGGGAACACCCAAGGAACACCTGCTGACAGGGCAGAAACACAAGTAGCCTGCTTGGCCAGAGACAGCACAGACATTCCTCAGCTACCATCAGATGCTGCAGTCTTACTGAAAGCAAAACCTGTTTACCAGATTACGGTTAACACCAGTAATCAGCCTGCAGCACCTCCAGAATCTGGTGATGGTGAACCCCACCCGTCTCCATTTGCAGCAGTCCCAGAAGCCAGCAACAACTTTCCACACCAAGTCAGTGATTCAGAAAGTAACCAGTCACCTGGACACGGTAGTGTACCCCATGGAACTGAGCAGACGGAGACCCTGTGCAGCGCAGCTGGTAACAGCACTGATAGAAAGCCTTTGCCGTTCCAAAGTGTTGATGAAGTGCGAATCAGTCCGGCTAATGTCAAAACAGAGAGAAAGCCAAAGAAGGAAGAAAAGCTAATGTTGCTTGATTCTAAAGGAGGAGTTAACATTAGtactggagctgctgctggttcTATGAAGGCGTATGCACCAGGCACAGTTAAAACGGAGCAGGATAAAATGTTGGGAGAAACTAATCAGGCAAAGAAGTCCAGCAGCCTGAGTCTGCAAGCTGGATTTACACCTGAGTTGAGTATGAATTCTACCCATGACACCCATAGGCTGGGGACCCCAACAGCTCCACCAGATCAAATTAGCAAGGCCAGTGAAGCCAGGAAGGAACCAACAGctgttcctgcctctgctccattACTGCCACGTCttggggaaaagaagaaaaagcccacGGTGGCCACAGAGGCAAACGTACAGGTGCAGCAATCCAAGCACATCAGAGATGTTGTGTGGGATGAACAAGGCATGACATGGGAGGTGTATGGTGCTTCGCTAGACCCAGAGTCACTGGGGATCGCTATCCAAAATCACTTACAAAGACAAATACGAGAACATGAGAAACTGATCAGGGCACAAAGCACCCAGAACCGGAAATCGATTTCCTCGGAGACGTCTTCAAATAAGAAACTTAAAGGGAGGCAGCATAATGTGTTCCAGTCCATGCTGCAGAACTTTAGGCGACCTAACTGCTGTGTCCGACCTGCTCCTTCTTCTGTGTTAGACTGA